AAGGCGTCTTTATAAACCATCGCCGAAGCCTTCCTTTTACCTATCCAATAGTCGTGATCTTCTGTAATTAAGTCAATGTTCTCGCTTCCTACCTGCTGCTCAACTTTATTCAAACTTTGCTGATTAAAGTGAACTGGTGGCTGATAGAAGATATAGAATACATAGAGGAGCGCCCCAGTCAGCAGAATGAAAAACTGCATAGGCACTTTCATCACTGCATTGAACATCAAGCCCATTCTGCTTTCAATGGTATTCTTTCCTCCTAAATATCGCTGCACTTGAGACTGATCAGTTCCGAAATAAGACAAAGCAAGGAACAAGCCTCCAAGAATTCCGGACCAAACGGTATAGCGCTTTTCAAAATCCAAAGAAAAATCTACCGCGTTCAGCTTATCCAGACTCCCGGCAATATGAAGTGCTTCTGGAAACGTGACAAAGTCAGACAGGTAATGTACAATGTAGCCAAAGGCTATAGCCATACCAATCAATATGACTGTCATTTGATGTTTTTGAGTCAGACTCACCGCCTTAGTACCTCCGCTTACTGTGTAAATAATTACCAGAACACCCACCAATAGAATCGTCCAGGAAAGGCTCCAACCCAAAATGGTTGACAAAATGATAGCCGGAGCATAAATGGTAATTCCAGCTGCCAAGCCTCGTTGAACTAAAAATAAAAATGCGCCTAGCAAACGTGTCTTTTTATCAAACCGACTTTCCAAATATTCATAAGCAGTATAGACCTTTAGCTTATAATAAATCGGAATGAATACAAACGCCACTATGATCAGAGCGATAGGTAGCCCAAAGTAGTTTTGCACGAAGGCCATACCACTTTCATAGCCTTGACCTGGAGTAGAAATAAAGGTAATGGCACTGGCTTGAGTAGCCATAACGGACAACCCTATAGTTCCCCACTTCATACTGCTGCCTCCGCGCAGGTATCC
The sequence above is drawn from the Reichenbachiella sp. genome and encodes:
- a CDS encoding sodium:solute symporter, which encodes MSTLDLVVLFGTLGLIVGYGVYKTLGTKDIDGYLRGGSSMKWGTIGLSVMATQASAITFISTPGQGYESGMAFVQNYFGLPIALIIVAFVFIPIYYKLKVYTAYEYLESRFDKKTRLLGAFLFLVQRGLAAGITIYAPAIILSTILGWSLSWTILLVGVLVIIYTVSGGTKAVSLTQKHQMTVILIGMAIAFGYIVHYLSDFVTFPEALHIAGSLDKLNAVDFSLDFEKRYTVWSGILGGLFLALSYFGTDQSQVQRYLGGKNTIESRMGLMFNAVMKVPMQFFILLTGALLYVFYIFYQPPVHFNQQSLNKVEQQVGSENIDLITEDHDYWIGKRKASAMVYKDALLSGSKEEQKEAQELLQFTAEQVNSSRAEMKNLIASTDVTIKLKDSDYVFLTFILNYLPQGIIGLLIAVIFSAAMSSTSGELNALASTSVIDFYKNLINQNGTEKQYMLVSKLLTAAWGVLAICFAFMAHQSENLIEMVNILGSLFYGNILGIFLVAFFFKYVQGTAVFWGAILSQSLVIALYNFTEIGYLWFNVIGCVGVIVIGLLIQLVKPKA